A portion of the Saccharomyces paradoxus chromosome XV, complete sequence genome contains these proteins:
- the VPS21 gene encoding Rab family GTPase VPS21 (Endosomal Rab family GTPase~similar to YOR089C), translated as MNTSVTSIKLVLLGEAAVGKSSIVLRFVSNDFAENKEPTIGAAFLTQRVTINEHTVKFEIWDTAGQERFASLAPMYYRNAQAALVVYDVTKPQSFIKARHWVKELHEQASKDIIIALVGNKIDMLQEGGERKVAREEGEKLAEEKGLLFFETSAKTGENVNDVFLGIGEKIPLKRAEEQNNANDEHESNNQRVDLNAANNGTGANSACSC; from the coding sequence atgaaCACTTCGGTAACTTCCATAAAGCTGGTACTGTTGGGTGAGGCAGCAGTTGGTAAATCGTCAATAGTCCTAAGATTTGTATCTAATGATTTCGCCGAAAATAAGGAACCTACTATTGGTGCGGCATTCCTCACTCAAAGAGTTACTATAAATGAGCATACTGTTAAGTTTGAAATATGGGACACTGCTGGACAAGAGAGATTTGCATCTTTAGCACCTATGTACTATAGAAACGCACAAGCAGCTCTTGTAGTATACGACGTGACAAAACCACAATCTTTTATTAAAGCTCGCCACTGGGTTAAGGAACTACATGAACAAGCATCAAAGGATATCATTATTGCGTTAGTTGGTAATAAGATCGATATGCTGCAAGAAGGtggagaaagaaaagttgCAAGGGAGGAAGGTGAAAAGCTAGCGGAAGAAAAGGGCTTGTTGTTCTTTGAAACGAGTGCAAAGACAGGAGAAAACGTTAACGATGTATTCTTGGGAATCGGTGAAAAGATACCACTGAAGAGAGCCgaagaacaaaataacGCTAATGATGAACATGAGTCGAACAATCAAAGAGTGGATTTGAATGCCGCTAATAATGGGACCGGAGCAAACAGTGCTTGCAGTTGTTAG
- the PTC5 gene encoding type 2C protein phosphatase PTC5 (Mitochondrial type 2C protein phosphatase (PP2C)~similar to YOR090C), with the protein MSPLTRTVAIRKTIKVLSKCQSGREYTQKFLQRAYTTSHTNNTYYSRTKLFISSHSKALNIALLSGSLLLTYSYYTPKKILSLDTINGIKDYSTNSSDNTNMPSTKSKETQTQNKQRSQNDQSVPILNDSKIEAKLHDREESHFVNRGTGIFRYDVAQLPSNHPIEDDHVEQIITIPIESEDGKSVEKDLYFFGIFDGHGGPFTSEKLSKDLVRYVAYQLGQVYDQNKTVFHSDPNQLIDSAISKGFLKLDNDLVIESFRKLFQDPNNVNIANTLPAISGSCALLSLYNSSNSILKVAVTGDSRALICGLDKEGNWTVKSLSTDQTGDNLDEVQRIRKEHPGEPNVIRNGRILGSLQPSRAFGDYRYKIKEVDGKPLSDLPEVAKLYFRREPRDFKTPPYVTAEPVITSAKIGEDTKFMVMGSDGLFELLTNEEIASLVIRWMDKNISLAPVKAEPGRLPKVIDLSEDKEAQRPAFRYKDDKSRSPSGSNPEYLIEDKNVATHLIRNALSAGGRKEYVSALVSIPSPMSRRYRDDLTVTVAFFGDSGTPSNISGANSIVMNPEATTKPKPRL; encoded by the coding sequence ATGTCTCCCTTAACTAGAACCGTGGCAATaaggaaaacaataaaggtTCTATCCAAATGTCAATCAGGTAGAGAGTACACACAGAAGTTTCTCCAACGTGCATATACAACATCGCACACAAATAACACATATTATTCAAGGACAAAGTTATTCATATCATCACATTCCAAAGCTCTAAACATAGCTCTATTAAGTGGGTCCCTTCTTTTGACCTATTCCTACTATACGCCTAAAAAGATCCTCTCCCTTGATACAATTAATGGAATAAAGGATTACTCTACAAATAGCAGTGACAATACTAACATGCCGTCAACTAAATCAAAGGAAACACAAACGCAAAATAAGCAACGGTCTCAGAACGACCAATCCGTACCCATCTTAAACGATTCTAAAATAGAGGCTAAACTACATGATAGAGAGGAAAGCCACTTTGTTAACCGTGGTACTGGAATATTCAGGTATGATGTGGCGCAGTTGCCCTCCAACCATCCAATAGAAGATGATCACGTGGAGCAAATCATTACCATTCCAATAGAAAGTGAGGATGGCAAGTCCGTAGAGAAAgatttgtatttttttggaatttttgatGGACATGGTGGCCCTTTCACTTCAGAAAAATTATCTAAAGATTTAGTCCGTTATGTGGCCTACCAATTAGGTCAGGTTTATGACCAAAACAAAACTGTTTTCCACTCCGACCCCAACCAATTAATCGATTCTGCAATTTCGAAAGGGTTTTTGAAACTTGATAATGATCTTGTCATCGAATCATTTAGAAAACTGTTCCAAGATCCAAACAATGTAAATATTGCAAACACTTTACCTGCCATTTCCGGTTCTTGTGCACTACTGAGTTTATACAACTCTAGTaattcaattttgaaagtagCCGTCACTGGAGACTCGAGGGCTTTAATTTGTGGTTTAGACAAAGAGGGAAATTGGACAGTAAAGTCATTATCCACTGATCAGACCGGTGATAATCTGGATGAAGTACAGAGAATTAGGAAAGAACATCCAGGAGAACCTAACGTTATAAGAAACGGAAGAATATTAGGCTCATTACAACCATCTAGGGCATTTGGAGATTATCGTTACAAGATCAAAGAAGTCGATGGAAAACCACTGTCGGATTTGCCCGAAGTTGCCAAGCTTTATTTTAGAAGGGAACCAAGGGATTTCAAGACACCCCCATATGTGACTGCAGAACCGGTAATCACTTCTGCTAAAATTGGTGAAGACACTAAATTTATGGTGATGGGCTCGGATGGTTTATTCGAATTGCTAACTAATGAAGAAATCGCTTCCTTGGTTATCAGATGGATggataaaaatataagcCTGGCACCTGTCAAAGCAGAACCGGGGCGGTTACCAAAAGTCATTGATTTGTCGGAGGACAAGGAAGCACAAAGACCGGCATTCAGATATAAGGATGATAAATCCAGGTCGCCATCAGGTTCAAACCCGGAGTATCTTATCGAAGACAAAAACGTCGCCACTCATTTAATTAGGAATGCATTAAGTGCGggtggaagaaaagaatacgTATCAGCACTGGTTAGTATACCATCACCAATGAGTAGAAGATACAGAGATGATCTGACAGTCACAGTAGCGTTCTTTGGTGATTCCGGAACACCTTCAAACATATCTGGTGCTAATTCAATAGTTATGAACCCGGAGGCAACAACAAAGCCAAAACCTAGATTATGA
- the TMA46 gene encoding translation machinery-associated protein TMA46 (similar to YOR091W) codes for MPPKKGKQAQVAGKKKDNVDKTFGMKNKNRSTKVQRFIKQVQSQSDPKKEEMRLKKLEEKKRREAEEAERRALFNPVADQRVRAGVDPKSMVCALFKLGNCNKGAKCKFSHDLNVGRRMEKKDLYQDTRSEKEKDTMDNWDEEKLRKVILSKHGNLKTTTDKVCKYFVEAVENGKYGWFWICPNGGDKCMYRHSLPEGFVLKTNEQKRLERESLEKQPKITLEEFIETERGKLDKTKLTPITIANFAQWKKDHIIAKINAEKKLTSKRKPTGREIILKMSAENKSFETDYTDLADDVTQGSAWDLTEFTDALKKADHQDDGGIKDYGDGSNPTFDIKKVSSATLA; via the coding sequence ATGCCaccaaagaaaggaaaGCAGGCCCAGGTGGCTGGTAAGAAGAAGGATAATGTCGACAAGACGTTCGGtatgaagaacaagaacCGTTCAACTAAAGTCCAAAGGTTCATCAAGCAAGTGCAGTCGCAGTCCGATcccaagaaagaagagatgAGGTTAAAGAAACTCGAGGAAAAAAAGCGCAGAGAAGCCGAAGAGGCTGAACGAAGAGCACTATTCAACCCTGTAGCAGACCAAAGGGTTCGTGCAGGCGTGGACCCCAAGTCCATGGTTTGTGCTCTGTTCAAACTGGGGAATTGTAACAAAGGTGCCAAATGTAAATTCTCACACGATTTGAACGTCGGCAGaagaatggaaaagaaagatttatATCAAGATACAAGAagtgaaaaggaaaaggacACAATGGATAACTGGGATGAGGAAAAGTTGAGAAAGGTTATCTTGTCGAAGCACGGTAACCTAAAGACCACCACTGATAAGGTATGCAAATACTTTGTCGAGGCTGTGGAAAACGGTAAATACGGTTGGTTTTGGATTTGCCCTAACGGAGGTGACAAATGTATGTACAGACACTCTCTACCAGAGGGCTTTGTACTGAAGACCAACGAACAGAAGAGGCTCGAGAGGGAGTCGCTGGAGAAGCAACCAAAAATTACGCTAGAGGAGTTCATTGAAACAGAAAGGGGCAAACTGGATAAGACTAAGCTAACACCAATAACAATCGCTAACTTCGCCCAGTGGAAGAAGGACCACATCATCGCCAAGATTAATGCGGAAAAGAAGTTAACTAGTAAGAGGAAACCCACAGGTAGAGAAATCATCCTGAAGATGAGCGCCGAGAACAAGTCATTTGAAACGGATTACACCGACCTGGCAGACGATGTCACCCAAGGATCCGCATGGGATCTCACTGAGTTTACGGATGCCTTAAAAAAGGCTGACCACCAAGACGACGGCGGCATCAAGGACTACGGTGACGGTAGCAACCCCACCTTCGACATCAAAAAAGTCAGCTCTGCCACGCTCGCATAG
- the ECM3 gene encoding putative ATPase ECM3 (similar to YOR092W), whose product MTHITLGQAIWASVRPIIKIYLIIGVGFGLCKMNILTVQATRSISDIVLTVLLPCLSFNKIVANIEDNDIKDVGIICLTSVILFATGLGFAFIVRSVLPVPKRWRGGILAGGMFPNISDLPIAYLQSMDQGFIFTEEEGEKGVANVIIFLAMFLICVFNLGGFRLIENDFHYKGDDDEENTLIDPDTAQQPTQPIEGNSSSSSNQDILKEPNESTVPNSSQASYISEKNKKEKTELPVPKPTHAAAPAIDDRSSNSSAVVSIDSITHSLRTNHMDVQSVNELNDHTYRTRSQPIAYTIGSRTAHTRNNRRNSVTGSLRSVDMRELPAEGMSDLIREYSNVDQYGRRRKSSISSQGSLPVSQADGTISPNLTRTSTIQRVKTSNLTRIITSDATVSKKDIETSGSSLPKWLQKFPLTKFFVFFLKNCLRPCSMAVILALIIAFIPWVKALFVTSSHTPKIKQAPDNAPALTFIMDFTSYVGAASVPFGLILLGATLGRLKIGKLYPGFWKSAVILVFLRQCIMPIFGVLWCDRLVKAGWLNWENDKMLLFVTAITWNLPTMTTLIYFTASFTPEDETEPVQMECTSFFLMLQYPLMVVSLPFLVSYFIKVQMKL is encoded by the coding sequence ATGACACACATCACACTGGGACAAGCCATCTGGGCCTCTGTCAGAccaatcatcaaaatctaTCTGATTATTGGTGTAGGCTTCGGTTTGTGCAAGATGAACATCTTAACCGTTCAGGCCACAAGGTCTATCTCTGATATCGTTTTAACAGTTCTGCTTCCTTGTTTATCATTCAATAAAATCGTAGCAAATATAGAAGATAACGATATCAAGGATGTCGGGATTATTTGTCTGACGTCTGTTATACTGTTTGCAACTGGCTTGGGGTTCGCCTTTATAGTTCGCAGTGTACTGCCAGTTCCTAAGAGATGGCGTGGTGGTATACTTGCAGGAGGCATGTTCCCCAATATCAGCGACTTGCCCATTGCTTATTTGCAATCCATGGACCAAGGGTTTATCTTTACAGAAGAGGAGGGAGAGAAAGGTGTTGCCAATGTTATCATCTTTCTGGCTATGTTTCTGATATGCGTTTTCAATCTAGGTGGTTTCAGACTAATTGAGAACGATTTCCATTACAAGGGTGACGACGATGAGGAGAATACTTTGATCGATCCAGATACTGCCCAACAGCCAACGCAACCCATTGAAGgcaattcttcttcttcatctaaCCAAGATATCCTAAAGGAACCCAATGAGTCTACCGTTCCTAATAGTTCCCAAGCAAGTTACATTTCtgagaaaaataagaaagaaaaaactgaaCTTCCCGTTCCCAAACCTACACACGCAGCCGCTCCAGCAATAGATGACAGAAGCTCGAACTCATCCGCGGTGGTCTCTATCGATAGCATTACGCACTCGCTGCGTACGAACCATATGGATGTCCAATCTGTGAACGAGCTTAATGACCATACTTACAGAACCAGAAGTCAACCGATAGCATACACTATTGGGTCAAGAACAGCACATACTCGCAACAATCGTAGGAATTCCGTCACTGGATCCTTACGTTCCGTCGATATGCGTGAACTACCTGCGGAAGGTATGTCGGATTTAATTCGTGAATACTCCAACGTTGACCAATATGGCaggagaagaaaaagttctATTAGCTCCCAAGGATCACTCCCTGTTTCACAGGCGGACGGTACAATTTCTCCCAATCTGACTAGAACTTCCACTATACAAAGAGTTAAAACCTCTAATCTCACAAGAATAATTACCTCAGATGCCACCGTCAGTAAGAAAGATATCGAGACTTCGGGTTCCTCTTTACCAAAATGGCTACAAAAATTCCCCTTGacgaaattttttgtcttctttttaaaaaattgtttAAGGCCTTGTTCCATGGCTGTTATTCTGGCTTTGATTATCGCTTTTATACCCTGGGTAAAAGCTTTGTTCGTTACGTCTAGTCATACGCCAAAGATCAAACAAGCCCCAGATAACGCACCTGCTCTAACATTCATTATGGATTTTACTTCTTATGTTGGTGCCGCTTCAGTTCCATTCGGTTTAATCCTGTTAGGTGCTACCCTTGGCAGATTGAAAATCGGAAAATTATACCCTGGTTTCTGGAAATCTGCAGTGATTTTAGTCTTTCTTAGACAATGTATCATGCCCATCTTTGGTGTCTTGTGGTGTGACCGTCTAGTGAAGGCGGGATGGCTGAATTGGGAAAATGATAAGATGTTGTTGTTTGTTACCGCCATTACTTGGAACCTACCAACAATGACCACTCTAATTTATTTCACTGCAAGTTTTACTCCTGAGGACGAAACTGAACCTGTTCAAATGGAGTGtacttccttctttttgatgCTTCAATATCCTTTAATGGTCGTTAGTTTACcatttttggtttcttaCTTCATCAAGGTTCAAATGAAATTATAA
- the CMR2 gene encoding Cmr2p (similar to YOR093C) — protein sequence MYPKESQKCNTCSHKRSTRVFQFHSKARAIELRPMDFSIPPTLPLDLQSRLNELIQDYKDENLTRKGYETKRKQLLDKFEISQMRPYTPLRSPNSRKSKHLHRRNTSLASSITSLPNSIDRRHSIYRVTTINSTSANNTPRRRSKRYAASLQSSFPGSTDENASVKDAVYNPMIPLLPRNLGAENAASGDSAMTDSLPLILRGRFEHYDGQTAMISINSKGKETFITWDKLYLKAERVAHELNKSHLYKMDKILLWYNKNDVIEFTIALLGCFISGMAAVPVSFETYSLREILEIIKVTNSKFVLISNACHRQLDNLYSSSNHSKVKLVKNDVFQQIKFVKTDDLGMYTKAKKTSPTFDIPNISYIEFTRTPLGRLSGVVMKHNILINQFETMTKILNSRSMPHWKQKSQSVRKPFHKKIMATNSRFVILNSLDPTRSTGLIMGVLFNLFTGNLLISIDSSILQRPGGYENIIDKFRADILLNDQLQLKQVVINYLENPESAFSKKHKIDFSCIKSCLTSCTTIDTDVTEMVVHKWLKNLGCIDAPFCYSPMLTLLDFGGIFISIRDQLGNLENFPIHNSKLRLQNELFINREKLKLNEVECSITAMINSSSSFKDYLKLETFGFPIPDVTLCVVNPDTNTLVQDLTVGEIWISSNHITDEFYQMDKVNEFVFKAKLNYSEMFAWARYEMPTNESQAVTEQLDTILNICPANTYFMRTKLMGFVHNGKIYVLSLIEDMFLQNRLIRLPNWAHTSNLLYAKKGNQPPQSKINAEAESTKVTDMSSFGGETSPGYKRVVESHYLQQITETVVRTVNTVFEVAAFELQHHKEEHFLVMVVESSLAKIEEESKNNEATDTALMKFTETQKNKLEMKMNDLTDQIFRILWIFHKIQPMCILVVPRDTLPRRYCSLELANSTVEKKFLNNNLSAQFVKFQFDNVILDFLPHSAYYNESILSEHLSKLRKMALQEEYTMIEPEYRNGGPVKPKLALQCSGVDYRDESVDTRSHTKLTDFKSILEILEWRISHYGNETAFSDGTNTNLANSSASSDNNVHKKVSWASFGKIVAGFLKKIVGSKIPLKHGDAIIIMCENSVEYVAMIMACLYCNLLVVPLPSVKEFTIEEDLKGLVNIIQSYKVKRLFVDAKMHSLLNDNNVVNKCFKKYKSLIPKITVFSKVKAKNALTVSMFKNVLKQKFGAKPGTRIGMTPCIVWIDAEYDVTSNIHVTMTHSSLLNASKIVKETLQLRNNSPLFSICSHTCGLGFMFSCLLGIYTGASTCLFSLTDVLTDPKEFLIGLQNLNVKDLYLKLETLYSLLDRASSLIEGFKNRKENVSSAKNNTSGSVREDVFKGVRNIMIPFPNRPRIYTIENILKRYSTISLSCTQISYVYQHHFNPLISLRSYLDIPPVDLYLDPFSLREGIIREVNPNDAAISGGTYIKVQDSGVVPVCTDVSVVNPETLLPCVDGEFGEIWCCSEANAFDYFVCNSSKNKLYKDPFITEQFKSKMKSEMNNTLSYLRTGDLGFIKNVSCTNSQGEVINLNLLFVLGSIHESIEILGLTHFVSDLERTVKDVHGDIGSCLIAKAGGLLVCLIRCKERHNSILGNLTTLVVSELLNKHGVILDLCAFVKTKGLGPKNSSMITEVWGKNRASIMQAWFDQKIQIEAQFGISYGENISIYLLSDYERDNI from the coding sequence ATGTACCCAAAAGAATCCCAAAAATGTAACACTTGCTCCCATAAACGAAGCACTAGGGTGTTCCAGTTCCATTCAAAAGCGCGTGCGATTGAGTTGCGTCCAATGGATTTTTCTATTCCTCCTACCTTACCGCTAGATCTGCAAAGTCGATTAAATGAGTTAATTCAAGACTATAAGGATGAAAATCTAACAAGAAAGGGTTATGAGaccaaaagaaagcaattGCTAGacaaatttgaaatctCCCAAATGAGGCCTTATACTCCACTTCGATCCCCTAATTCGAGAAAGTCGAAACATTTACACAGAAGAAATACAAGTCTAGCATCATCCATTACATCGTTACCCAATTCTATTGACAGACGTCATTCTATTTATCGTGTCACAACCATAAACTCGACCTCGGCAAATAATACTCCCAGAAGGCGCAGCAAAAGATATGCTGCTTCTTTGCAATCGTCATTTCCAGGCTCCACTGATGAAAACGCTTCAGTGAAGGATGCAGTTTATAATCCTATGATACCATTACTACCAAGAAATCTTGGGGCTGAAAATGCGGCTAGTGGAGACTCGGCAATGACAGATTCTTTACCGCTAATTTTGAGGGGACGTTTTGAGCATTATGATGGCCAAACAGCGATGATCAGCATAAATTCTAAGGGCAAAGAAACCTTCATCACATGGGATAaactttatttgaaagCAGAAAGAGTAGCGCATGAACTGAATAAGAGTCACCTCTACAAAATGGACAAGATTTTACTATGgtacaataaaaatgatgtCATTGAATTTACTATTGCATTATTAGGCTGTTTTATTTCAGGCATGGCAGCTGTACCAGTCTCATTCGAAACGTATTCTCTGCGTGAGATTCTTGAGATAATTAAAGTAACAAATTCGAaatttgttttgatttctaACGCATGTCATAGACAATTAGATAATCTGTATTCATCGTcaaatcattcaaaagTTAAACTGGTTAAAAACGACGTTTTCCAACAAATCAAATTTGTCAAAACTGATGATTTAGGGATGTACACTAAGGCAAAGAAAACATCGCCAACTTTTGATATACCGAATATTTCATATATAGAGTTTACTAGAACACCATTAGGTCGTCTTTCTGGCGTCGTCATGAAGCATAACATCTTAATAAACCAATTTGAAACGATGACAAAAATCTTAAACTCACGATCAATGCCTCActggaaacaaaaatcaCAAAGTGTCAGAAAGCCATttcacaaaaaaattatggcAACAAATTCAAGGTTTGTTATTTTGAATAGTCTGGACCCTACTAGATCTACTGGTTTGATAATGGGTGTGCTCTTCAATCTTTTTACAGGTAATCTTCTGATCTCTATTGACAGTAGTATATTACAGCGACCTGGGGGCtatgaaaatatcattgataaatttaGAGCTGATATTTTACTGAATGATCAGCTGCAACTAAAACAGGTAGTTATCAATTATTTGGAAAATCCTGAATCTgctttttctaaaaagCACAAAATAGATTTTAGTTGTATTAAGTCATGTTTGACCTCATGTACCACTATAGATACCGATGTAACTGAGATGGTTGTTCATAAATGGTTGAAGAATTTAGGGTGTATTGATGCTCCATTTTGCTATTCTCCCATGTTGACGTTACTGGACTTTGGTGGTATCTTCATCTCTATAAGAGATCAGTTAGGAAATTTAGAAAACTTTCCAATACATAATTCAAAACTGAGGCTTCAAAATGAACTGTTTATAAACcgtgaaaaattgaagctTAATGAGGTTGAATGTAGCATAACCGCTATGATTAACTCATCAAGCTCCTTTAAAGATTACCTTAAATTAGAGACATTTGGCTTTCCAATTCCTGATGTTACGTTGTGTGTGGTTAATCCAGACACGAATACGTTGGTGCAGGACCTTACTGTGGGAGAGATATGGATTTCTTCTAACCACATCACTGATGAATTTTACCAGATGGATAAAGTGAACGAATTTGTATTCAAAGCGAAGCTGAACTATTCCGAAATGTTTGCTTGGGCGAGGTATGAAATGCCTACCAACGAATCGCAAGCTGTTACCGAACAATTGGACACCATTCTGAATATTTGTCCTGCCAATACCTACTTTATGAGAACCAAGCTTATGGGGTTCGTTCATAACGGAAAGATATATGTGCTTTCACTCATAGAGGACATGTTTCTACAAAATAGATTAATTAGGTTACCGAACTGGGCTCACACGTCAAACCTTCTTTATGCCAAAAAGGGGAACCAACCTCCTCAATCCAAAATTAACGCTGAAGCAGAAAGCACAAAAGTTACCGATATGTCGAGCTTTGGTGGCGAAACGTCCCCTGGATATAAAAGAGTTGTTGAGTCCCATTATCTACAACAGATTACTGAAACAGTGGTGAGAACAGTAAATACAGTTTTTGAGGTTGCTGCATTTGAATTGCAACACCATAAAGAAGAGCACTTTTTGGTTATGGTGGTAGAGAGCTCACTAGCAAAAATCGAGGaggaaagtaaaaataacGAAGCAACTGATACGGCATTAATGAAATTTACGGAAACACAGAAGAACAAattggaaatgaaaatgaatgatTTAACTGACCAAATTTTCAGAATTCTTTGGATTTTCCATAAAATTCAACCAATGTGCATTTTAGTTGTGCCGAGAGATACTTTACCTAGGAGATATTGTTCTTTAGAATTGGCCAATAGTACGGTAGAGAAGAAATTCTTAAACAATAATCTCAGTGCACAGTTTGTAAAGTTTCAATTCGACAATGTTatattggattttttgCCCCATTCAGCGTATTATAATGAGAGTATATTATCCGAGCATTTATCAAAACTGAGAAAGATGGCTCTACAAGAAGAATACACCATGATCGAACCAGAATATCGAAATGGCGGTCCCGTTAAACCAAAACTGGCCCTACAATGCAGTGGTGTCGATTACAGGGATGAGTCTGTCGACACTCGAAGTCATACCAAACTCACAGACTTCAAGTCGATTTTAGAGATCCTGGAATGGAGAATTTCTCATTATGGGAATGAAACTGCGTTCAGTGATGGCACGAATACAAATCTAGCCAACTCGTCTGCTAGTAGCGATAACAACGTTCACAAAAAAGTATCGTGGGCGAGCTTTGGCAAAATTGTTGCaggatttttgaaaaaaattgtagGCTCCAAAATTCCATTGAAGCATGGTGAcgctattattattatgtgTGAAAATTCCGTAGAATATGTGGCCATGATCATGGCTTGTTTGTATTGTAACTTGTTGGTGGTTCCCCTGCCAAGCGTTAAGGAGTTTACCATAGAAGAGGATTTAAAAGGCTTAGTTAATATAATTCAAAGTTACAAAGTAAAAAGGTTATTCGTTGATGCTAAAATGCACTCTTTATTGAATGATAATAATGTCGTTAACAAGTGTTTTAAGAAGTACAAGAGTTTGATACCCAAGATAACAGTTTTCTCCAAAGTTAAGGCAAAGAATGCGTTAACAGTATCTATGTTCAAAAATGTGTTAAAGCAGAAATTTGGCGCCAAACCAGGTACTAGGATTGGTATGACACCGTGTATTGTATGGATAGATGCAGAGTATGACGTGACATCTAATATTCATGTAACAATGACACACTCGTCTTTACTCAATGCGAGCAAAATAGTTAAAGAAACTTTGCAGTTAAGAAATAACAGTCCACTTTTCTCCATATGTTCTCATACATGCGGGTTAGGCTTTATGTTCAGTTGCTTGTTAGGAATTTATACGGGTGCTTCAACTTGTTTATTCAGCCTTACAGATGTTCTTACCGACCCTAAGGAGTTTTTGATTGgtcttcaaaatctaaaTGTAAAGGATTTGTATTTGAAGCTTGAGACGTTATATTCTTTACTGGATAGAGCCTCCAGCTTGATTGAGGgattcaaaaatagaaaagagAACGTAAGCTCTGCCAAAAACAATACATCTGGTTCGGTCAGAGAAGACGTTTTTAAGGGTGTTCGAAATATTATGATACCTTTTCCCAATAGACCAAGGATTTATACAATTGAAAACATATTGAAGCGGTACTCAACGATATCCTTATCATGTACACAAATAAGTTATGTCTATCAACATCATTTCAATCCGCTTATATCACTAAGATCATATCTGGATATTCCACCAGTTGACCTATATTTAGACCCATTTTCACTCAGGGAAGGTATAATTAGAGAAGTTAACCCCAATGATGCGGCGATAAGTGGTGGAACTTATATAAAGGTTCAAGATTCGGGTGTCGTTCCAGTATGCACTGATGTTTCAGTAGTTAACCCAGAGACACTACTACCATGTGTTGATGGAGAATTCGGTGAAATTTGGTGCTGTTCGGAAGCTAATGCATTTGACTACTTTGTGTGCAacagttcaaaaaataagttGTACAAAGATCCCTTTATCACAGAACAATTCAAAAGTAAGATGAAGAGTGAAATGAATAACACGTTAAGCTATTTGAGAACTGGTGACTTGGGTTTTATCAAAAACGTAAGTTGCACCAATTCACAAGGAGAGGTCATCAATTTGAACTTGCTATTTGTTTTGGGAAGTATTCATGAATCCATTGAAATTTTAGGATTGACACATTTTGTTAGTGATTTAGAGAGAACAGTTAAGGATGTCCACGGTGATATTGGTAGTTGTTTGATTGCTAAAGCAGGCGGATTATTAGTGTGCCTGATTAGATGTAAAGAACGCCATAATTCCATACTGGGTAACCTGACGACATTAGTTGTTTCAGAATTATTAAATAAGCACGGTGTCATTTTGGATTTATGCGCATTTGTGAAGACTAAAGGACTAGGCCCGAAAAATTCTAGTATGATAACGGAGGTTTGGGGAAAAAACAGGGCTTCGATAATGCAAGCCTGGTTTGATcagaaaattcaaatagAAGCACAATTCGGCATAAGCTATggtgaaaatatttcaatatatttattatcaGATTACGAGAGGGACAATATTTAA
- the ARF3 gene encoding Arf family GTPase ARF3 (Glucose-repressible ADP-ribosylation factor~similar to YOR094W), protein MGNSISKVLGKLFGSKEMKILMLGLDKAGKTTILYKLKLNKIKTSTPTVGFNVETVTYKNVKFNMWDVGGQQRLRPLWRHYFPATTALIFVIDSSARNRMEEAKEELYSIIGEKEMENVVLLVWANKQDLKDAMKPQEVSDFLELEKNLKNQPWCVIGSNALSGQGLVEGLSWISNNTNVPKK, encoded by the coding sequence ATGGGCAATTCAATTTCGAAGGTTCTGGGAAAACTATTTGgttcaaaagaaatgaaaattttaatgCTGGGCCTAGATAAGGCTGGTAAGACGACCATATTGTACAAACTGAAActaaataaaataaagacGTCTACTCCCACTGTAGGTTTTAACGTAGAAACCGTTACTtataaaaatgtaaaatTTAATATGTGGGATGTAGGAGGGCAACAAAGATTGAGACCTCTCTGGAGGCATTATTTCCCAGCCACCACAGCACTCATCTTTGTGATAGATTCTAGTGCTAGAAACCGTATGGAAGAGGCCAAGGAAGAGTTATATAGTATTATAGGTGAAAAAGAGATGGAGAATGTAGTACTGCTGGTATGGGCAAACAAACAAGATTTGAAAGATGCAATGAAGCCTCAAGAGgtttctgattttttggaattggaaaaaaacttgaaaaaccAACCTTGGTGTGTCATCGGTAGTAACGCATTATCTGGACAGGGTCTTGTTGAAGGGTTATCCTGGATTTCGAATAACACGAACGTCCCAAAGAAATAA